In Bradyrhizobium manausense, the sequence CGTCGCGCTCGCCCTCGCCGATCACGATGGTGCCCTGGATCGGCAGCTTGTTGAGCTCGCGGCGCATGGCATCGACCGCGGCCTGGTCGGCCGGCTTCTCCTGCCCATGTCCGCGCAGCCGCGCCGACGACACCGCTGCCCGTTCCGTCACGCGCACGATCTCCAGCGTGAGAATACGCTCGAGCAAGGCGTGCGGGGGGACTTCAATATGGGTCGACATCGGCTAACTCCTTCGAAACCGTTTTGGGCGGGCATCTGCGCCCACATCAACTCGTAACACCCACAGTTCGTTCGAACCGTGTCAGTTCTTCTCAATCCTGATGACCTGCGGCCGACCGCTGATCACCTTGTCCTTCTGCACGGCCGCGAGCGCGCGGCGAACCGCGTCTTCATGCGTCGCATAGGTGATCAGGATGACAGGCACAGGCACGGCCTTGCCATTTGCCGGTGCGGCGCCGCCATTGGGATGGCGCTGCACGATCGACTCGATCGAAATCTTCTGCTCCGCGAGCCGGGTCGCGATCGCGGCCGCAGTGCCCGGGAAATCGCGCGCCAGCAGGCGGATGTAATAGCCGCCCTCGTGCCGCTCCATCGGGGCTTTCTTGGTATCGCGTAGTTGCGCGATCGGCCGGCCGAACGGATTGGCGCGGATGCCGCGCGCGACGTCGGCGATATCGGCGACGACGGCCGATGCGGTCGCGGCACCGCCGGCGCCGGGGCCGACCAGCGTGATTGGCGGAATGCCCTCGCCATCGATCGTGACCGCATTGGTGACCCCCATCACCTGCGCAATCGACGAGGATTTCGGAACCATGGTCGGATGCACGCGCTGCTCGATGCCCTTGGCCGTGCGAACGGCAACGCCGAGCAGCTTGACGCGGTAGCCGAGATCAGCGGCCGCACGTAGATCTTCCGGCGCGATGGAGGAGATGCCTTCGACATACACGGCGCTTTGAGCAACCTTTGTGCCGAAAGCGAGGCTGGCGAGGATCGCGAGCTTTTGCGCGGTGTCGTGGCCGTCGACGTCGAAGGACGGATTGGCCTCGGCATAGCCGAGCCGCTGCGCATCCTTGAGGCATTCGGCGAAGGACAGGCCCTCCTGCTCCATCCGGGTCAGGATGTAATTGCAGGTGCCGTTGAGGATGCCGTAGACGCGGTTGATGCCGGTTCCCGCAAGACCTTCGCGCAGCGTCTTGATGACGGGGATCGCGGCGCCGACCGCTGCCTCGTAGTTCAGCGCACCGCCATGTTTTTCGGCGGCTTTTGCCAGCTTCAGACCGTGCTTGGCGAGCAGTGCCTTGTTGGCGGTGACGACGGACTTGCCGGCGGTCAGCGCGGCCTCGACCGCAGAGAGCGCGGGATCGCCGGCGCCGCCCATCAATTCGACGAAACAGTCGATGCCGGGATGCGTGGCGAGGGCAAGCGGATCCTTCACCCACTCGACGCCGCGCAGATCGACGCTGCGCTTCTTGGCTTTCGAACGCGCGGTGACGGCGACGACGCGAATGCCGCGGCCGCTGCGGCCCGCGAGCACGCGCGCCTGCGTTTCAATCAAACGGACAACTTCGGCGCCCACGGTGCCGAGCCCCGCTATGCCCACTTTCAGGGGTGCAACCATGATGCTTTAGTGAACCTGCAGAAGAGAATTAGCGCCTGTTGGCGAGTGGAACGACGTTGTGCAACGTTTCGATGCCGCTTTCAAGGAAGCGGCGCACGCCGCGCGCGGCCTGCCTGATCCGTTGCTCGTTTTCCACCATGGCGATGCGGACATATCCTTCGCCATGCTCGCCGAAGCCGACGCCGGGCGAGACCGCGACGCCTGACTTCTCCACCATCAGGGTCGCGAACTGCATGCTGCCGACACTACGGAAGGCTTCCGGCAGCGGCACCCAGGCGAACATCGAGGCTTCCGGCGGCGGAATCTCCCAGCCGGCGCGGCCGAACGATTCCACCAGCGCGTCGCGACGTTTGCGATAGGTATCGCGCATCTCCTTGATGCAATCGTCAGGACCGTTCAGCGCGGCGGTCGCGGCCACCTGCACCGGCGTGAACGCGCCGTAATCGAGATAGGATTTGACGCGGGCGAGTGCTGCGATCACGCGCTCATTGCCGACCGCAAAGCCCATGCGCCAGCCGGCCATCGAATAGGTCTTCGACATCGAGGTGAACTCGACGGTGACGTCGATCGCACCCGGCACCTGCAGCACCGAGGGCGGCGGATTGTTCTCGTCGAAATAGACCTCGGCATAAGCAAGGTCCGACAGGATCAGGATCTCGTGCTTCTTCGCGAAGGCGACGAGATCCTTGTAGAAATCGAGGCTCGCGACGTAGGCCGTCGGGTTCGAGGGATAGCAGACGACGAGCGCGAGCGGCTTCGGGATCGAATGCACGATCGCACGCTCCACCGCCTCGAAGAATTGCGGCGTCGGCTCCGACGGCACAGAGCGGATCACACCGCCCGCCATCAGGAAGCCGAAGGCGTGAATCGGGTAACTCGGGTTCGGACAGAGGATGACGTCGCCGGGCGCGGTGATCGCCTGCGCCACATTGGCAAAGCCCTCCTTCGAGCCCAGCGTCGCCACCACCTGGGTATCGGGATTGAGCTTCACACCGAAGCGGCGGGCGTAGTAGCCGGCCTGGGCCCGGCGCAGGCCGGGGATGCCGCGGGACGCCGAGTAGCGGTCGGTGCGCGGTTTGCCGAGCGTTTCCTTGAGCTTCTCCAGCACATGCGGGGGCGCCGGCAGATCCGGGTTGCCCATGCCGAGATCGATGATGTCGGCGCCGGCATTCCGCGCGGCCGCCTTGGCCCGGTTGACCTGCTCGAACACGTAAGGCGGAAGGCGGCGAATGCGGTAAAAATCGTCCATGGCTCTCTGGGCTCCGGGCCATTGGTCAGGACAGAATCGAGGGGCAATGATTGCCCCATCGAGGAGACATCGCCTGACACACGAAAATCGTCCACAATCAACTACTTGGAGCGATCTTCGGCGACAAGGACTGAACTCCTTCGCCCTGACTCTCGGCTGAATTGAAGTCTTTTTAGCACGGAGTGGCGGGCGTGCCAGCGATTACCTTGCGGGCCGCGACGGTCCTCCCGCCCGTGTTTGGCGCTGCTATTTGGCGTCCTTGGCGGCGACAGCCTGGCGGTCGCGGGCGGCCGCAAGCTCGGCTTCGATCTTGGCGCGCTGGTCGGGTGGGATGATCGCCTGATCGCGGTCCGGCGGCAAATCGTGGACGGGCAGATAGGCACCAGGCTCTCTAGGATGAGCCGGCGCGTCGGCGGCCGTCATGTCGGCAAGCTGACTCGAGCAGCCCCCCAACGCGAACGTCGCCATCAGCAGCGCGCAGCACGCAAGCCGCGTCTTTTGCAGGTCCCACAACGCCAACACTTGGGAAATCCCCTACTCGTCCCAATGCAAGGCTGTCGGAAGCTTAACCAACAACCTGCCCAAGCTCAAACCATTGCTGCCCACAAATGGCACGAGCGAGAAATCATCCAAGGCCCACGGCACTAGAGGTGCACGCCGATTGTGACAAAAGCAAGAAGGCTTGTCGCAGTGCAGCACATCTTCGCGTCTGTTTAACGCGAAACCAGCGAGCTTCGCGGTGACGAATACGGAATGAATCGTTACTGTCGCCTTCATGAGTACCGCCACGACCGACACGCCCAAGTCAAAGCCCGAAACGAAGTTCGATGCCGAGGCCTTCGCGATGAATGTCGCGCGGGCGATGGAGAGCGGCGGCAAGGCACTCGCCGCCTATCTGAAGCCGCGTGAAAGCGGCGAAGTGCAGGACCGTCCGCCGGCCGAGCTCACCGAAATGGTCAAGACCTTCTCGTCGGTCGCCGAATACTGGCTCTCGGATCAATCGCGATCGTCCAGTCTCCAGACCAAGCTCGCCAAGGATTATCTCGATCTCTGGGGCTCGGCGGCGCGACGGATGGCCGGCCAGGACGCTCAGCCCGCGATCGCACCCTCGCCGCGCGACAAGCGCTTTGCCGATCCGGAATGGAAATCGAACCAGTTCTTCGATTTCATGATGCAGCTCTATCTGCTCACGACCAAATGGGCGCAGGCGCTGGTGCATGACGCCGAAGGGCTCGATCCGCAGACGCGGCGCAAGGCCGAGTTCTACATGCAGCAGGTCACCAACGCGATCTCGCCGTCGAACTTCGTGCTGACCAATCCGGAGGTGCTGCGCGAGACAGTTGCAAGCAGCGGCGAGAACCTCGCACGCGGCCTGACCATGCTCGCGGAGGACATCGCCGCCGGCAAGGGCATGCTGAAGATCCGCCAATCCAACCCGGACAACCTCGTCGTCGGCGTCAACATGGCAACGACACCGGGCAAGGTGATCTACCAGAACGAAATGATGCAGCTGATCCAGTATTCTCCGACCACGGAGAAGGTGCTGCGCACGCCGCTGCTGATCGTGCCGCCCTGGATCAACAAGTTCTACATCCTCGATCTCAAGCCGGAGAAATCCTACATCAAGTGGTGCGTCGACCAGGGCATCACCGTGTTCGTGATCTCATGGGTCAACCCCGACAAGCGGCTCGGTGCCAAGAGCTGGGAAGACTACATGAAGGAAGGCCCGCTCACGGCGATGGACGTGATCGAGAAGGTGACCGGCGAACTGAAGGTGCACACGGCCGGCTATTGCGTCGGCGGCACCATGCTGGCGACCACACTCGCCTGGCTTGCCGAGAAGCGACGCCAGCGCGTGACCTCGGCGACGTTCTTCGCTGCGCAAGTCGACTTCACCCATGCCGGCGATCTCCTCGTCTTCGTCGACGAGGACCAGATCGCGGCGCTCGAGCAGGACATGAAGGCCTCCGGCGTACTCGAAGGCTCCAAGATGGCGATGGCCTTCAACATGCTGCGCTCGAACGATCTGATCTGGTCCTACGTGGTCAGCAACTACCTGAAGGGCCAGCAGCCGAGCGCGTTCGACCTCCTGCACTGGAATTCCGACGCGACGCGGATGACCCAGGCGAACCATTCCTACTATTTGCGCAACTGCTACCTGGAGAACCGG encodes:
- a CDS encoding homoserine dehydrogenase, producing MVAPLKVGIAGLGTVGAEVVRLIETQARVLAGRSGRGIRVVAVTARSKAKKRSVDLRGVEWVKDPLALATHPGIDCFVELMGGAGDPALSAVEAALTAGKSVVTANKALLAKHGLKLAKAAEKHGGALNYEAAVGAAIPVIKTLREGLAGTGINRVYGILNGTCNYILTRMEQEGLSFAECLKDAQRLGYAEANPSFDVDGHDTAQKLAILASLAFGTKVAQSAVYVEGISSIAPEDLRAAADLGYRVKLLGVAVRTAKGIEQRVHPTMVPKSSSIAQVMGVTNAVTIDGEGIPPITLVGPGAGGAATASAVVADIADVARGIRANPFGRPIAQLRDTKKAPMERHEGGYYIRLLARDFPGTAAAIATRLAEQKISIESIVQRHPNGGAAPANGKAVPVPVILITYATHEDAVRRALAAVQKDKVISGRPQVIRIEKN
- a CDS encoding LL-diaminopimelate aminotransferase, encoding MDDFYRIRRLPPYVFEQVNRAKAAARNAGADIIDLGMGNPDLPAPPHVLEKLKETLGKPRTDRYSASRGIPGLRRAQAGYYARRFGVKLNPDTQVVATLGSKEGFANVAQAITAPGDVILCPNPSYPIHAFGFLMAGGVIRSVPSEPTPQFFEAVERAIVHSIPKPLALVVCYPSNPTAYVASLDFYKDLVAFAKKHEILILSDLAYAEVYFDENNPPPSVLQVPGAIDVTVEFTSMSKTYSMAGWRMGFAVGNERVIAALARVKSYLDYGAFTPVQVAATAALNGPDDCIKEMRDTYRKRRDALVESFGRAGWEIPPPEASMFAWVPLPEAFRSVGSMQFATLMVEKSGVAVSPGVGFGEHGEGYVRIAMVENEQRIRQAARGVRRFLESGIETLHNVVPLANRR
- a CDS encoding PHA/PHB synthase family protein; this encodes MSTATTDTPKSKPETKFDAEAFAMNVARAMESGGKALAAYLKPRESGEVQDRPPAELTEMVKTFSSVAEYWLSDQSRSSSLQTKLAKDYLDLWGSAARRMAGQDAQPAIAPSPRDKRFADPEWKSNQFFDFMMQLYLLTTKWAQALVHDAEGLDPQTRRKAEFYMQQVTNAISPSNFVLTNPEVLRETVASSGENLARGLTMLAEDIAAGKGMLKIRQSNPDNLVVGVNMATTPGKVIYQNEMMQLIQYSPTTEKVLRTPLLIVPPWINKFYILDLKPEKSYIKWCVDQGITVFVISWVNPDKRLGAKSWEDYMKEGPLTAMDVIEKVTGELKVHTAGYCVGGTMLATTLAWLAEKRRQRVTSATFFAAQVDFTHAGDLLVFVDEDQIAALEQDMKASGVLEGSKMAMAFNMLRSNDLIWSYVVSNYLKGQQPSAFDLLHWNSDATRMTQANHSYYLRNCYLENRLSTGTMVLDNTLLDLSKVKVPVYNLATREDHIAPAESVLYGSQFFGGPVKYVLSGSGHIAGVVNPPASNKYQYWTNDNIKDVNVAQWMNGAVEHKGSWWPDWREWLGGLDPEEVPARSPGTDALPPLEDAPGSYVRVRA